One Solanum lycopersicum chromosome 2, SLM_r2.1 genomic region harbors:
- the LOC101256248 gene encoding probable isoprenylcysteine alpha-carbonyl methylesterase ICMEL2: MENQGDTGQLLARASTLPNLPSIPYNYQRRRKPLTKTKSRPPMLNHQGSFSREIGHAAAETYLITRLSFNLISYLGLGYQWITRFLGLALYAMLLMPGFIQVAFYYFFSPLVRLSVVYGDQPRNRLDLYLPAKIDSPKPVVVFVTGGAWIIGYKAWGSLLGKQLSEHDIIVACIDYRNFPQGTIGDMVEDVSQGISFICSSIADHGGDPNRIYLMGQSAGAHISSCVLVKQAIKESRGETVSWSTSQIKAFFGLSGAYNLPNLVDHFNNRGLYRSIFLSIMEGEESLQKFSPEIMVQDQISKAAVYLLPHIILFHGSSDSSIPSDSSKAFVDTLHRVGVQAESILYDGRTHLDLFLHDPLRGGGKDDLFDYIVSYIHANDKEALAKDAMAPPRKRLAPEILIKLARRISPF, from the exons ATGGAGAATCAAGGGGATACTGGTCAGTTACTAGCTAGGGCTTCTACTTTACCAAATTTGCCTTCAATTCCATATAATTACCAGCGGAGGAGAAAACCATTGACCAAAACTAAGTCCAGGCCTCCAATGTTGAATCATCAAGGATCCTTTAGTCGTGAAATTGGACACGCTGCTGCTGAGACCTATTTGATTACTCGATTAAGTTTCAACCTTATTAGTTATCTCGG GTTAGGTTATCAATGGATTACAAGATTTTTGGGTCTTGCATTATATGCAATGCTACTTATGCCTGGTTTTATTCAAG TtgcattttattatttcttttcaccACTGGTCCGGCTAAGTGTTGTCTATGGTGATCAGCCGAGGAATAG GTTGGACTTATATCTACCAGCAAAGATAGACAGCCCAAAGCCAGTTGTGGTATTTGTAACAGGTGGAGCATGGATTATTGG ATACAAGGCCTGGGGTTCTCTGTTGGGAAAGCAATTATCAGAACATGACATTATAGTGGCATGCATTGATTACAG AAACTTTCCACAGGGAACAATAGGAGATATGGTGGAAGATGTGTCTCAAGGAATCTCATTTATTTGCAGCAGCATCGCTGATCATGGTGGTGACCCAAATAG GATTTATCTCATGGGTCAATCTGCTGGTGCACATATCTCTTCTTGTGTTCTTGTGAAGCAGGCGATCAAAGAATCTAGAGGAGAAACTGTTTCTTGGAGCACCTCCCAAATAAAAGCTTTTTTTGGTTTGTCAGGCGC GTATAATTTGCCCAATTTAGTTGATCATTTCAATAACAGAGGGTTATATCGCTCAATTTTCTTGAG TATAATGGAAGGGGAGGAGTCATTGCAAAAATTCTCGCCTGAAATTATGGTACAGGATCAGATCTCTAAAGCTGCTGTTTATTTGCTGCCTCACATTATCCTATTTCACGGTTCTTCAGATAGCTCCATTCCATCGGATTCAAG CAAAGCATTTGTAGATACACTTCACAGAGTGGGAGTTCAAGCTGAATCAATTTTGTATGATGGAAGAACTCACCTGGATTTATTCCTTCAT GATCCTCTAAGAGGTGGTGGTAAAGATGACCTTTTTGACTATATAGTATCATATATACATGCTAACGACAAAGAAGCTCTCGCTAAGGATGCTATGGCACCTCCTAGAAAGCGGCTTGCTCCAGAAATCTTGATAAAGTTAGCTCGCAGGATCAGCCCTTTctaa